A part of Legionella sainthelensi genomic DNA contains:
- the icmV gene encoding type IVB secretion system protein IcmV encodes MKKHHRSRIGTLFSQIFKIRIWFDWERIKAITVSLGNGIKHLFVPHQNIETEESFTDATMKFGLSDEILLSKQKALFRLSMFMMFLAVLILGYAGYQLYSGSIKAFVVSLVVTLIALVLAFRYHFWYFQIKNRKLGCTFNEWYRRGLLGEKK; translated from the coding sequence ATGAAAAAACACCATCGTTCACGCATTGGAACTTTATTCTCACAAATATTTAAAATTCGCATTTGGTTTGATTGGGAGCGAATAAAAGCAATTACTGTATCTTTGGGGAATGGGATTAAACACTTGTTTGTACCTCATCAAAATATTGAAACGGAAGAGTCATTTACTGATGCTACAATGAAATTTGGGCTCAGTGATGAAATTTTGCTGTCCAAACAAAAAGCATTATTTCGCCTAAGTATGTTTATGATGTTTCTCGCAGTTTTAATTTTGGGTTATGCTGGTTATCAGCTTTATTCGGGGTCTATAAAGGCTTTTGTCGTGAGTCTTGTAGTTACTTTAATCGCATTGGTTTTAGCCTTCCGCTATCATTTTTGGTACTTTCAAATTAAAAATCGAAAGCTTGGATGTACTTTTAATGAATGGTATAGAAGAGGTTTATTGGGGGAGAAGAAATGA